A window of Panicum virgatum strain AP13 chromosome 8K, P.virgatum_v5, whole genome shotgun sequence contains these coding sequences:
- the LOC120643718 gene encoding leucine-rich repeat receptor protein kinase MSL1-like — translation MDVPVLALIVVAGASVAVAVPCLLLAFLCRRRSRNSFKPLMIHQRCRSGPALPVSAPETSSSASWSSFFGADADACCLEKLSLADLAAATGGFSPDNIIGDGSFGFVYRAVLPGGAAVAVKRLSGDGAAGAGNREFRAELEVLGSLSHPNLARLLGYCAAGRDRILVYELLERGSLDAWLHGGAGDEALPWPARLRVARGAAAALAFLHHGRRPPVLHRDVKSSNVLLGEGFEAKLADFGLARIVRGSPAKSHVSTQAAGTAGYVAPEIWAGVGATAKADVYSFGVLVIEMVTGHRPSWPVKAEIGEKEVDMVDWAREKIGAGQASEILDRRMGVGGQGKEMDEAKGLLEIAWQCTDSCQKNRPTMEEVVALLNKI, via the exons atGGACGTCCCCGTGCTCGCGctgatcgtcgtcgccggcgcctccgtcgccgtcgcggtgccctgcctcctcctcgccttcctctgccgccgccgcagccgcaacAGCTTCAAGCCGCTGATGATCCACCAGCGCTGCCGCTCGGGCCCGGCGCTCCCTGTCTCCGCGCCGGAAACCTCCTCGTCGGCGTCATGGTCGTCCTTCTTCGGCGCCGACGCGGACGCCTGCTGCCTCGAGAAGCTCTCcctcgccgacctcgccgccgccacgggggGGTTCTCCCCGGACAACATCATCGGCGACGGGAGCTTCGGGTTCGTCTACCGCGCCGtgctccccggcggcgccgcggtcgCCGTCAAGCGcctctccggcgacggcgccgcgggcgccggcaaCCGCGAGTTCCGCGCCGAGCTGGAGGTGCTCGGTAGCCTCAGCCACCCCAACCTCGCGCGCCTGCTCGGGTACTGCGCTGCCGGCCGCGACCGCATCCTCGTCTACGAGCTCCTCGAGCGCGGCAGCCTCGACGCgtggctccacggcggcgccggcgacgaggcgcTTCCCTGGCCCGCGCGCCTCCGCGtcgcgcgcggcgccgcggccgcgctcgcgTTCCtgcaccacggccgccgcccgcccgtgcTCCACCGCGACGTCAAGTCCAGCAACGTCCTCCTCGGCGAGGGCTTCGAGGCCAAGCTCGCCGACTTTGGCCTCGCCAGGATCGTCAGAGGAAGCCCCGCCAAGTCGCACGTCAGCACCCaagccgccggcaccgccgg GTACGTGGCGCCGGAGATATGGGCTGGTGTGGGTGCGACGGCGAAGGCGGACGTGTACAGCTTTGGCGTGCTGGTAATTGAGATGGTAACAGGTCACCGGCCAAGCTGGCCGGTGAAGGCGGAAATTGGGGAGAAGGAGGTTGACATGGTGGATTGGGCGAGGGAGAAGATAGGCGCCGGCCAAGCCTCGGAGATCTTGGATCGGCGGATGGGCGTCGGAGGGCAAGGGAAGGAGATGGACGAGGCGAAGGGGCTCCTGGAGATCGCATGGCAGTGTACGGATTCTTGTCAGAAGAATCGGCCGacgatggaggaggtggtggcatTGCTGAACAAGATATGA